The Amphiura filiformis chromosome 12, Afil_fr2py, whole genome shotgun sequence genome includes a region encoding these proteins:
- the LOC140166829 gene encoding hephaestin-like, which translates to MALRFGAELLLVATILYYPVCIQGQAKHGNERVFYIATTDIVWDYAPLGRNGITGQPFDENGPEAEFVLPGPNRIGREYKKAVYREYTDDTYTEQIPPPEWHGLLGPLLHAEVGDVIKIHFKNLASYPFTMHPHGVFYRKDSEGALYTDGTKGADKLDDMVPPGANHTYTWEVPKRAGPTDDGPNCIPWQYHSHFRAGIETNSGAVGAMVICRKGEYF; encoded by the exons ATGGCACTGCGTTTTGGCGCAGAATTACTGCTGGTGGCGACGATCTTATACTATCCGGTATGCATCCAGGGGCAGGCTAAACACGGGAATGAGCGGGTGTTTTACATTGCAACAACCGATATCGTATGGGACTATGCTCCTTTGGGACGAAACGGAATCACAGGGCAAccatttgatgaaaatgg ACCAGAAGCTGAATTTGTTCTCCCAGGACCCAATAGAATCGGCAGGGAATATAAAAAGGCCGTCTACCGGGAGTACACCGATGATACATACACTGAGCAAATTCCTCCGCCAGAATGGCACGGGTTATTAGGTCCGTTGCTGCATGCTGAAGTTGGAGATGTAATAAAAATTCATTTCAAGAATCTTGCATCGTATCCTTTTACAATGCATCCACATGGAGTGTTTTATCGGAAAGACAGTGAAG GAGCATTGTATACCGATGGTACCAAAGGAGCTGACAAACTAGATGACATGGTCCCTCCCGGGGCAAACCACACATATACATGGGAGGTACCTAAAAGGGCAGGCCCTACTGATGATGGGCCGAACTGTATTCCATGGCAGTATCATTCACATTTTCGTGCTGGAATAGAAACCAACTCTGGGGCTGTAGGAGCAATGGTAATTTGCAGGAAAGGCGagtatttttaa